The Halogranum gelatinilyticum genome contains a region encoding:
- a CDS encoding CheF family chemotaxis protein: protein MSESVVADFVGRFYTEDVQGGEPVKGRVLLSKKRLVLAREGGKTTIPLSGIFDVSVGFVPGELAEFFDDTVTLAYETRGQKHTAVVEGRNGNVDRFTTVLFKVLLNGTTVRVKHPDRVGGRVTDASTTKAKLSLKPQSVKFVGERDSFTIDLAAVSNIERTTRQLGGKTQPVLEISHLDGGQALVSVVAVPSGRKTNIFGRYVRLEYGSIQEEVGELDHSEEELEALVALYSTGGSANLGTLLNAEPAQITMVLNSLHDDGLVVDGDGATKLTPKGRVAVTTHLERVNA from the coding sequence ATGAGCGAATCAGTGGTTGCGGATTTCGTCGGGCGGTTCTACACCGAAGACGTACAGGGAGGTGAGCCGGTCAAGGGTCGCGTCCTCCTCAGCAAGAAGCGACTGGTGCTCGCGCGCGAGGGTGGCAAGACGACGATCCCGCTTTCAGGTATCTTCGACGTGAGCGTCGGCTTCGTCCCCGGAGAGCTGGCGGAGTTCTTCGACGACACGGTCACCCTCGCGTACGAAACGCGGGGGCAGAAACACACCGCCGTCGTCGAGGGACGCAACGGCAACGTCGACCGCTTCACCACGGTCCTGTTCAAGGTCCTCCTGAACGGGACGACGGTACGTGTCAAACATCCCGACCGCGTCGGCGGCCGCGTGACCGACGCGTCGACGACGAAGGCGAAGCTCTCGTTGAAGCCGCAGTCGGTCAAGTTCGTCGGCGAACGCGACTCGTTCACCATCGACCTCGCCGCGGTGAGCAACATCGAACGGACGACCCGCCAACTCGGCGGGAAGACTCAGCCGGTCCTCGAAATCTCACATCTCGATGGCGGGCAGGCACTCGTCTCGGTGGTCGCCGTCCCCTCGGGTCGCAAGACCAACATCTTCGGCCGGTACGTCCGTCTGGAGTACGGCAGTATCCAAGAGGAGGTCGGCGAACTCGACCACTCCGAGGAGGAGCTGGAGGCACTCGTCGCGCTCTACTCCACCGGCGGCAGCGCGAACCTCGGGACGCTGCTCAACGCCGAACCGGCCCAGATTACGATGGTGCTCAACTCGCTGCACGACGACGGGCTGGTCGTCGACGGCGACGGGGCGACGAAGCTGACGCCGAAGGGACGGGTCGCGGTGACGACGCATCTCGAACGGGTCAACGCCTGA
- the flaJ gene encoding archaellar assembly protein FlaJ gives MATSESDFLGDSLAFTSDLLESYGKLDISKRTYVLGVLVPSLGFFTLTILTAVLLELPLFVRLPIPGLGALVFVAAALYPKVYLSQRKVAIEKQLHLVMTHMTVLSTTNIDRMEVFRTLAAEEEYGILADEIAHVVHLVDTWNQSLDDACRRRAKEVASPALSDFFDRLGYTLGAGQELSDFLLSEQSAMIQNYSTVYEGALGNLEVMKDLYMSMILSMTFALVFATVLPILTGNDPTATVSAVIVLFMFVQVGFFLAIRAIAPYDPVWYHPEEEDAPTDLRLLASFVLGATLTVALVVITAGGLFNFTPVGLGDLLFFLDEVPLPLYLAVPVTPLVIPGVVYRIEEQMITARDGEFPNFIRALGATESAKQSTTSAVLETLREKDFGPLSPDVDRLYRRLNMRIGPVESWRLFSVDTRSYLIQKFSEMYVIGRQMGGDPKQLGELISRNMSTVNQLRQQRQQAAVTLIGLLYGITTSSAFAFFIGLEVVNVLADLTEEFSVSGSGRFDFGQLIYAGVYDIPLIEFLLLTIILFNGVLSSLMIRTIDGGNKMNAYIHFVMLVWLGCLTAVGTRMLVSTILAV, from the coding sequence ATGGCCACGAGCGAATCCGACTTCCTCGGCGACTCACTCGCGTTCACCTCCGACCTGCTGGAGTCGTACGGTAAACTCGACATCTCGAAACGGACCTACGTCCTCGGGGTGCTCGTCCCCTCGCTCGGCTTCTTCACGCTCACCATCCTGACTGCGGTGCTGTTGGAACTCCCGCTGTTCGTCCGGCTCCCTATCCCAGGACTCGGCGCGCTCGTCTTCGTCGCCGCCGCGCTCTACCCGAAGGTGTATCTCAGCCAGCGCAAGGTCGCCATCGAGAAACAGCTCCATCTAGTGATGACCCACATGACGGTGTTGTCGACGACGAACATCGACCGGATGGAGGTCTTCCGGACGCTCGCCGCCGAGGAGGAGTACGGCATCCTCGCCGACGAGATCGCCCACGTCGTCCACCTCGTCGACACCTGGAACCAGAGTCTCGACGACGCCTGCCGTCGCCGGGCCAAGGAGGTCGCAAGCCCCGCGCTCTCTGACTTCTTCGACCGCCTCGGCTACACGCTCGGAGCGGGTCAGGAACTCTCTGATTTCCTCCTCTCCGAACAGAGCGCGATGATTCAGAACTACAGCACAGTCTACGAGGGCGCGCTGGGCAACCTCGAGGTCATGAAGGACCTCTACATGTCGATGATCCTCTCGATGACCTTCGCGCTCGTGTTCGCGACGGTCCTGCCCATCCTGACGGGGAACGACCCGACGGCGACCGTCTCGGCTGTCATCGTCCTCTTCATGTTCGTCCAGGTGGGCTTCTTCCTCGCCATCCGGGCCATCGCGCCGTACGACCCGGTCTGGTACCATCCCGAGGAGGAAGACGCCCCGACGGACCTCCGGCTCCTCGCCTCGTTCGTCCTCGGGGCCACGCTCACCGTCGCGCTCGTCGTCATCACCGCCGGTGGGCTGTTCAACTTCACTCCCGTCGGACTCGGTGATCTGCTGTTCTTCCTCGACGAGGTGCCCCTGCCGCTGTATCTCGCGGTGCCCGTGACGCCGCTCGTGATTCCCGGCGTCGTCTACCGCATCGAAGAGCAGATGATCACCGCCCGCGACGGCGAGTTCCCTAACTTCATCCGCGCGCTCGGGGCGACCGAGAGCGCGAAACAGAGCACGACCTCAGCTGTCCTGGAGACGCTCCGCGAGAAGGACTTCGGCCCGCTGTCGCCGGACGTCGACCGGCTCTACCGGCGGCTCAATATGCGTATCGGCCCCGTCGAGTCGTGGCGGCTGTTCAGCGTCGACACCCGGTCGTATCTCATCCAGAAGTTCAGCGAGATGTACGTCATCGGCCGACAGATGGGTGGCGACCCCAAGCAACTGGGTGAACTCATCAGCCGCAACATGAGTACGGTCAACCAACTGCGCCAGCAGCGTCAGCAGGCGGCCGTGACGCTCATCGGGCTGCTCTACGGTATCACCACGTCGTCGGCGTTCGCCTTCTTCATCGGCCTGGAGGTCGTCAACGTGCTCGCGGACCTCACCGAGGAGTTCTCCGTCAGCGGCTCCGGACGGTTCGACTTCGGCCAGCTCATCTACGCGGGCGTCTACGACATCCCGCTCATCGAGTTCCTGCTCTTGACCATCATCCTGTTCAACGGTGTGCTCTCCTCGCTGATGATCCGGACCATCGACGGCGGCAACAAGATGAACGCCTACATCCACTTCGTGATGCTCGTCTGGCTTGGCTGTCTGACCGCGGTCGGGACGCGGATGCTCGTCAGCACCATCCTCGCGGTCTAG
- a CDS encoding FlaD/FlaE family flagellar protein: MHILASHQTLLLAFGDGTTPVLGWWLLEVVPFGTGGLSALLLSVGLVGSAILDRFFGGDEGGDGDDDDPLMNGGGLDGGMDDPFGDDDDMGGMDDPFGDDPFGDGDDGGSDTDELDHRLSELESEVARLSSTVNTVRSENTEISNTVDDIGENVRKLLDIYEMVTRGINPFVDDVQPGGGAGGFENGSLGLFDNADDDEDDEELDDSIASADAEGFFDDELLDDEDDEFDDLDDEFEDDEFEDDGMDGFDDGDVTEEMETEVSDSGGKSFSELKEEYESGDAEWAEEDFEVADEEDGDDLEEEGDFDFGEDEADGEFEDDFEDDFGDDLLGEEDDAVPVETDEMLFESDEEDAVLAADGAAVAADDEESESLDADAPESDDDSEDAEDVGFEFGTTAAAAGEEATEDDERPKPYLTTLPDAYIGDLLVIEWLEYLVEQSDVADAARAIRYYERIDWVGGDVARTLEEFLVGFGDVNVAETERPGTSDLSLSHHVRSLEYVQALAGPMPGGAQLSRGLRRSRGGDDGI; encoded by the coding sequence ATGCATATTCTGGCATCACACCAGACGCTCCTCCTAGCGTTCGGGGACGGGACGACCCCGGTCCTCGGCTGGTGGTTGCTGGAGGTCGTGCCGTTCGGGACCGGTGGTCTGTCGGCACTGCTTCTCTCCGTCGGTCTCGTCGGGAGTGCCATCCTCGACCGCTTCTTCGGCGGCGACGAGGGCGGCGACGGCGACGACGACGACCCGCTGATGAACGGCGGGGGACTCGACGGCGGGATGGACGACCCCTTCGGCGACGACGACGACATGGGCGGGATGGACGACCCCTTCGGTGACGACCCCTTCGGCGACGGCGACGACGGCGGGAGCGACACCGACGAACTCGACCACCGCCTGTCGGAACTGGAGAGCGAGGTCGCCCGGCTCTCCTCGACGGTCAACACCGTCCGTAGCGAGAACACGGAGATCTCGAACACGGTCGACGACATCGGCGAGAACGTCCGCAAGCTGCTCGACATCTACGAGATGGTCACCCGCGGCATCAACCCCTTCGTCGACGACGTCCAGCCCGGCGGCGGCGCGGGCGGCTTCGAGAACGGCTCGCTCGGCCTGTTCGACAACGCCGACGACGACGAGGACGACGAGGAACTGGACGACTCCATCGCCAGCGCGGACGCCGAGGGCTTCTTCGACGACGAACTGCTGGACGACGAGGACGACGAGTTCGACGACCTCGACGACGAGTTCGAGGACGACGAGTTCGAGGACGACGGGATGGACGGCTTCGACGACGGAGACGTGACAGAAGAGATGGAGACAGAAGTGAGCGACAGCGGCGGAAAGAGTTTCAGCGAGCTGAAAGAGGAGTACGAGTCCGGCGACGCCGAGTGGGCCGAGGAGGACTTCGAGGTGGCTGACGAGGAGGATGGCGACGATTTGGAGGAGGAAGGCGACTTCGACTTCGGAGAGGACGAAGCCGACGGGGAGTTCGAGGATGACTTCGAGGACGACTTCGGCGACGACCTCCTCGGTGAGGAGGACGACGCGGTCCCCGTCGAGACCGACGAGATGCTGTTCGAGTCCGACGAGGAGGACGCGGTTCTCGCGGCCGACGGAGCGGCCGTCGCGGCCGACGACGAAGAGTCAGAATCCCTCGACGCGGACGCCCCGGAGTCGGACGACGACTCGGAGGACGCGGAGGATGTCGGCTTCGAGTTCGGAACCACGGCCGCCGCGGCTGGTGAGGAGGCGACCGAGGACGACGAGCGTCCGAAACCGTATCTCACGACGCTGCCCGACGCCTACATCGGCGACCTGCTCGTCATCGAGTGGCTGGAGTATCTCGTCGAGCAGTCCGACGTCGCCGACGCGGCGCGGGCGATCCGCTACTACGAGCGCATCGACTGGGTCGGCGGCGACGTCGCCCGGACCTTAGAGGAGTTCCTCGTCGGCTTCGGCGACGTCAACGTCGCGGAGACCGAACGGCCGGGGACGAGCGACCTCTCGCTGTCGCACCACGTCCGCAGCCTCGAATACGTGCAGGCACTCGCCGGGCCGATGCCCGGTGGGGCGCAGCTGTCCCGCGGTCTCCGCCGCTCGCGCGGGGGTGACGATGGGATTTAG
- a CDS encoding flagellin, whose protein sequence is MGFSVSASAAIIFAAMFISMGILYPAVSNGVEDVSDARADSADVLLDQQNTAISVANVSYDAPSTTLTVDVDNTGTTDLSVDATDVLVNNSYATPSATAVAGDTDTDLWLPGERLTVTVDVSLTADGSNRVVVVTNHGISQAEVL, encoded by the coding sequence ATGGGATTTAGCGTGAGTGCGTCGGCTGCCATCATCTTCGCGGCGATGTTCATCTCGATGGGAATCCTCTATCCGGCCGTCTCGAACGGCGTCGAGGACGTCTCGGACGCCCGTGCAGACAGTGCCGACGTCCTCCTCGACCAGCAGAACACGGCCATCAGCGTCGCCAACGTCTCCTACGACGCGCCGTCGACGACGCTGACCGTCGACGTCGACAACACCGGGACGACCGACCTCTCGGTCGACGCGACGGACGTCCTCGTAAACAACAGCTACGCCACGCCGTCGGCGACGGCGGTGGCGGGGGACACGGACACCGATCTCTGGCTGCCCGGCGAGCGGCTGACCGTCACGGTCGACGTGTCGCTGACGGCAGACGGCTCGAACCGGGTCGTCGTCGTGACGAACCACGGCATCTCGCAGGCGGAGGTGCTCTGA
- a CDS encoding DUF7500 family protein: MPPDEPNDDAKDGPVLDPEELDLSDRDEVAELGDDRFLISPGGIADEVPSNPEPPEPEPEPTPEPMPEQNQPEPAVDAQAVSEWLAESMTDNGFDYGFDATLKFDGSVVRHRMVSNDVVTTFETLMLWYARQIGGDTPVEETLGILLAESDMPITFPKRSLVGLLRRHGLSGDDSIADLVAAIDDADGVTFSGE; the protein is encoded by the coding sequence ATGCCTCCAGACGAACCGAACGACGACGCGAAAGACGGGCCGGTCCTCGACCCCGAGGAACTCGATCTCAGCGACCGCGACGAGGTCGCAGAACTGGGCGACGACCGGTTTCTCATCTCACCCGGTGGCATCGCAGACGAGGTCCCATCGAACCCGGAGCCGCCGGAGCCGGAACCCGAGCCGACGCCCGAACCGATGCCTGAACAGAACCAGCCCGAGCCCGCCGTCGATGCCCAAGCCGTGAGCGAGTGGCTCGCCGAGTCGATGACCGACAACGGCTTCGACTACGGCTTCGACGCGACGCTGAAGTTCGACGGCTCGGTCGTCCGCCACCGGATGGTCTCGAACGACGTCGTGACGACCTTCGAGACGCTGATGCTCTGGTACGCCCGGCAGATCGGCGGCGACACGCCCGTCGAGGAGACGCTCGGTATCCTCCTCGCGGAGTCGGATATGCCGATCACCTTCCCGAAGCGGAGTCTCGTCGGCCTGCTCAGACGCCACGGTCTCTCGGGCGACGACTCCATCGCCGACCTGGTCGCCGCCATCGACGACGCCGACGGCGTCACCTTCTCCGGAGAGTAG
- the cheY gene encoding chemotaxis protein CheY — MAIRVLIADDSEFMRNLLREILDADYDIVGEAENGVEAVELYEETDPDLVMMDIVMPIRSGIEATNEITDTDPNARVIMCTSVGQEEKMKAAIKAGAQGYITKPFQKPNVLEAINDVVPAA, encoded by the coding sequence ATGGCGATTCGAGTACTCATCGCGGACGACTCAGAGTTCATGCGGAACCTCCTGCGGGAGATTCTGGACGCGGATTACGACATCGTGGGCGAGGCCGAGAACGGCGTCGAGGCCGTCGAGCTTTACGAAGAGACCGACCCCGACCTCGTCATGATGGACATCGTGATGCCGATTCGGAGTGGTATCGAGGCGACGAACGAGATCACGGACACCGACCCGAACGCGCGGGTCATCATGTGTACCAGTGTCGGCCAGGAGGAGAAGATGAAGGCCGCCATCAAGGCGGGTGCACAGGGGTACATCACGAAGCCGTTCCAGAAGCCGAACGTCCTCGAAGCGATCAACGACGTCGTCCCGGCGGCTTGA
- a CDS encoding ATPase domain-containing protein has translation MSHRNLLSLGLDDHDRLNKELGGGIPRGSIVLMEGDYGAGKSAISQRMTYGLCQEGAAVTYLSTELTVRGFIDQMYSLDYDVVEPLLNEELLFLHADLDTGGTIAGGGDTERKELLKRLMEAQVMWQTDVIVIDTFDAILRNDPTFEALVRNNEERQAALEIISFFRDVISRGKIIVLTVDPSAVDDEAIGPFRAIADVFMTLDMIEVGSDVRRQISVKRFAGMGEQVGDIIGFSVRSGTGIVIESRSVA, from the coding sequence ATGAGCCACCGAAACCTCCTCTCACTCGGCCTCGACGACCACGACCGGCTGAACAAAGAACTGGGCGGTGGCATCCCGCGCGGCAGCATCGTCCTCATGGAGGGCGACTACGGTGCGGGCAAGAGTGCCATCTCCCAGCGGATGACCTACGGGCTGTGTCAGGAGGGCGCGGCCGTCACCTACCTCTCGACGGAGCTGACGGTCCGGGGGTTCATCGACCAGATGTATTCGCTGGACTACGACGTGGTCGAGCCGCTCCTGAACGAGGAGCTGCTCTTCCTCCACGCCGACCTCGACACCGGCGGCACCATCGCAGGCGGCGGCGACACCGAGCGCAAGGAACTGCTGAAGCGGCTGATGGAGGCGCAGGTGATGTGGCAGACGGACGTCATCGTCATCGACACCTTCGACGCCATCCTCCGCAACGACCCGACGTTCGAGGCACTCGTCCGCAACAACGAGGAGCGGCAGGCCGCCCTCGAGATCATCTCGTTCTTCCGGGACGTCATCTCCCGGGGGAAGATCATCGTGCTCACGGTCGACCCCTCGGCCGTCGACGACGAGGCCATCGGCCCGTTCCGCGCCATCGCGGACGTGTTCATGACCCTCGATATGATCGAGGTCGGCAGCGACGTCCGCCGACAGATCTCGGTCAAACGCTTCGCGGGCATGGGCGAGCAGGTCGGCGACATCATCGGCTTCTCCGTCCGCTCGGGGACGGGCATCGTCATCGAGTCGAGGAGCGTGGCCTGA
- a CDS encoding flagellar protein G — protein sequence MASVSVSHMILFIASLIVAASVAGTFTAGVERLDGALSDASLDVSNEVRTDLEIISDAGSPVYDRSGNGNITLLVKNTGTRNLPPDGTGLDVLVDGMYQTSVWVEPIESNAQWQTNDVVRVHIDAGTLGAGDHRVKLVMGGDEEVFVFNT from the coding sequence ATGGCCAGCGTCTCCGTGTCGCACATGATCCTCTTCATCGCGAGTCTCATCGTCGCCGCGAGCGTCGCCGGGACGTTCACCGCGGGGGTCGAACGGCTCGACGGGGCACTCAGCGATGCGAGTCTCGACGTGAGCAACGAGGTCCGCACGGACCTCGAGATCATCAGCGACGCCGGAAGCCCGGTCTACGACCGCTCGGGCAACGGCAACATCACGCTGCTGGTCAAGAACACCGGCACGCGGAACCTCCCGCCCGACGGGACCGGGTTGGACGTGCTCGTCGACGGGATGTACCAGACGAGCGTCTGGGTCGAACCCATCGAGAGCAACGCCCAGTGGCAGACGAACGACGTCGTCCGCGTCCACATCGACGCCGGGACGCTCGGCGCGGGTGACCACCGCGTGAAACTCGTGATGGGCGGTGACGAGGAGGTGTTCGTCTTCAACACATGA
- a CDS encoding chemotaxis protein CheC, whose translation MKVDIHSLGVFSQLAREGSHHAADSLSQLTGIDVFVDVTNITLLSPDDLRESFDDEQFVGVQIGFDGQFEGETVLVFKRENIGALLEYLLPGSYTGDGIDEFAKSGVKEVGNIMMSGFIDGWADHLGTAIDMTPPTYVEREGTDVLPQRALESGEEVFLFESRLETLDRDVNFFIYMFPEYGAMTELMSLQREDDDEAIPVDKLSVFNQMTKQGAKGAAENISMMTGVDTEVDVSRLSFVPIEDAPNHVGDDRFAGVVIGFQGMPSGYLLILFDEASARTVAETMLPMETEGDGLGDMERGAIKELGNVMTSGFIDGWANVLQTSIDHTPPQFVHDMGSAIVSPVVGRLGQSQDFAFMIDSTVRTEREQFRCELYALPDEAELKRALETLDVDRAGETKVDADQYF comes from the coding sequence ATGAAAGTCGACATCCACTCGCTCGGTGTCTTCAGTCAGCTCGCACGTGAAGGGAGTCACCACGCCGCCGACTCGCTCTCACAGCTGACGGGTATCGACGTCTTCGTCGACGTGACGAACATCACGCTGCTGTCGCCCGACGACCTCCGAGAGTCGTTCGACGACGAGCAGTTCGTCGGCGTCCAGATCGGCTTCGACGGACAGTTCGAGGGCGAGACGGTCCTCGTGTTCAAGCGCGAGAACATCGGCGCGCTCCTGGAGTATCTCCTGCCGGGGTCGTACACCGGTGACGGCATCGACGAGTTCGCGAAGAGCGGCGTCAAAGAGGTCGGCAACATCATGATGAGCGGCTTCATCGACGGCTGGGCCGACCATCTCGGGACCGCCATCGACATGACGCCGCCGACGTACGTCGAGCGCGAGGGGACGGACGTGTTGCCCCAGCGAGCACTCGAGTCGGGCGAGGAGGTCTTCCTCTTCGAGAGCCGCCTGGAGACGCTCGACCGCGACGTCAACTTCTTCATCTACATGTTCCCCGAGTACGGGGCGATGACGGAGCTGATGTCGCTGCAGCGCGAGGACGACGACGAGGCCATCCCGGTCGACAAGCTGAGCGTCTTCAACCAGATGACGAAGCAGGGCGCGAAGGGTGCCGCCGAGAACATCTCGATGATGACCGGCGTCGACACGGAGGTCGACGTGAGTCGGCTGAGCTTCGTCCCCATCGAGGACGCCCCGAACCACGTCGGCGACGACCGCTTCGCCGGTGTCGTCATCGGCTTCCAGGGGATGCCGAGCGGCTATCTGCTCATCCTCTTCGACGAGGCGTCCGCACGGACGGTCGCCGAGACGATGCTCCCCATGGAGACGGAGGGCGACGGGCTGGGCGACATGGAGCGCGGCGCCATCAAAGAGTTGGGCAACGTCATGACGAGCGGCTTCATCGACGGCTGGGCGAACGTGCTCCAGACCAGCATCGACCACACGCCGCCGCAGTTCGTCCACGACATGGGCTCGGCCATCGTCAGCCCCGTCGTCGGCCGGCTCGGTCAGTCACAGGACTTCGCGTTCATGATCGACTCGACCGTTCGCACCGAGCGCGAGCAGTTCCGGTGTGAACTCTACGCGCTGCCGGACGAGGCCGAACTGAAACGGGCACTGGAAACGCTCGACGTCGACCGCGCCGGCGAGACGAAGGTCGATGCAGACCAATACTTCTGA
- a CDS encoding chemotaxis protein CheD — protein MRDETPRRVKVGIADYAVVDEAAVLATSGLGSCLGIVLFDERNGVAGLLHAMLPGAEDSAPAASAAKFVDTGLDSLVDAMTDAGASPRNITAKMVGGSTMLDLTPTEEGSIGDRNVAAARAAFEERGISVVAEDVGGEYGRSLLFDTGSYELSVKTAYKGDTVI, from the coding sequence GTGAGAGACGAAACGCCACGACGTGTCAAAGTCGGCATCGCGGACTACGCCGTCGTCGACGAAGCGGCCGTGTTGGCGACGAGCGGTCTCGGCTCGTGTCTCGGCATCGTGCTCTTCGACGAACGAAACGGCGTCGCAGGACTGTTACACGCCATGTTGCCGGGAGCCGAGGACAGCGCGCCGGCGGCGTCGGCCGCGAAGTTCGTCGACACGGGGCTGGACAGTCTCGTCGACGCGATGACCGACGCGGGTGCCTCCCCCCGAAACATCACGGCGAAGATGGTCGGCGGGAGCACGATGTTGGATCTGACGCCGACCGAGGAGGGCAGCATCGGCGACCGTAACGTCGCCGCCGCCCGTGCCGCATTCGAGGAGCGCGGGATTTCCGTGGTCGCCGAGGACGTCGGCGGCGAGTACGGCCGGTCACTGCTGTTCGACACGGGAAGCTACGAGCTGTCGGTCAAGACGGCCTACAAGGGCGACACCGTCATCTGA
- a CDS encoding type II/IV secretion system ATPase subunit, translating into MTDHGTAKPSAELKRLASQRPHLLDHLKKFKQITGEFPTVIEEADGEFESNRPNVLYPVGGPIYCHIYGDLGQTTKYYAIEPTLSGPESAVLQRLKGKLLSKSGHREAPEKEAEYDDLIEELMEESTRITSGVKSTFDSLSKLWNFGRVEVTKETYENIRYRLNRDIIGFGPLEPVMRDPANEDIHVIGPHECHVDHSVYGMLETTVDFGTPKEFDNWLRNMGERIGDPVSDSDPIVDSTLPDGSRINIIYSDDVSIKGSSLTIRQGSETPLSINQITKWGTLSPELAAYLWLCLENEQTVFVVGETASGKTTTLNAILSYIPDDAKIYTAEDTAEVLPPHNTWQQLLTREGRGENSTDVDMFDLVAAALRSRPDYIIVGEVRGAEGRMAFQAAQTGHPVMLTFHASDIVSMIQRFTSDPINVPETFMDNADVALFQNRVKQGNDVLRRVTSVQEIEGYSKEMDGVVTREVFSWDPVEDDIVFQGMNNSYVLEEQIATLLGYEDTRDIYDDLDFRADLIRRMIQEGLLGYHEVNDAINDFQRDGIEGLPFDMHR; encoded by the coding sequence ATGACCGACCACGGAACCGCCAAACCGTCAGCCGAACTCAAGCGACTCGCCTCCCAGCGACCCCATCTGCTCGACCATCTCAAGAAGTTCAAGCAGATTACCGGCGAGTTCCCCACGGTCATCGAGGAGGCCGACGGCGAGTTCGAGTCCAACCGGCCGAACGTGCTCTACCCCGTCGGCGGCCCCATCTACTGTCACATCTACGGTGACCTCGGCCAGACGACGAAGTATTACGCCATCGAGCCGACGCTCTCGGGACCGGAGTCGGCCGTCCTCCAGCGGCTCAAGGGCAAACTGCTCTCGAAGAGCGGCCACCGCGAAGCCCCCGAGAAGGAAGCCGAGTACGACGACCTCATCGAGGAGCTGATGGAGGAGAGCACGCGCATCACGAGCGGCGTGAAGAGCACCTTCGACTCGCTGTCGAAGCTCTGGAACTTCGGCCGCGTCGAGGTCACGAAGGAGACCTACGAGAACATCCGGTACCGGCTCAACCGCGACATCATCGGCTTCGGCCCGCTGGAGCCGGTCATGCGCGACCCGGCCAACGAGGACATTCACGTCATCGGTCCCCACGAGTGCCACGTCGACCACAGCGTCTACGGGATGTTGGAGACCACCGTCGACTTCGGGACGCCGAAGGAGTTCGACAACTGGCTGCGCAACATGGGCGAGCGCATCGGCGACCCCGTCTCCGACTCGGACCCCATCGTCGACTCGACGCTCCCCGACGGCTCGCGTATCAACATCATCTACTCCGACGACGTGAGTATCAAAGGCTCCTCGCTGACCATCCGCCAGGGCTCGGAGACGCCGCTCTCCATCAACCAGATTACGAAGTGGGGCACGCTCTCGCCCGAACTCGCCGCCTACCTCTGGCTCTGTCTGGAGAACGAACAGACGGTGTTCGTCGTCGGGGAGACGGCGTCCGGGAAGACGACGACGCTGAACGCGATTCTCTCGTACATCCCCGACGACGCGAAGATCTACACCGCAGAGGACACCGCCGAGGTGCTGCCGCCGCACAACACGTGGCAGCAGCTCCTGACCCGCGAGGGCCGCGGCGAGAACTCGACTGACGTCGACATGTTCGACCTCGTCGCCGCCGCACTGCGGTCGCGTCCCGACTACATCATCGTGGGTGAGGTGCGTGGGGCCGAGGGTCGGATGGCCTTCCAGGCGGCCCAGACGGGCCACCCGGTCATGCTGACGTTCCACGCCTCCGACATCGTCTCGATGATTCAGCGGTTTACTTCAGATCCCATCAACGTCCCCGAGACGTTCATGGACAACGCCGACGTCGCGCTGTTCCAGAACCGCGTCAAGCAGGGCAACGACGTCCTGCGTCGGGTGACGAGCGTCCAGGAGATCGAGGGCTACTCGAAGGAGATGGACGGGGTCGTCACCCGCGAGGTGTTCTCGTGGGACCCCGTCGAGGACGACATCGTCTTCCAGGGCATGAACAACTCCTACGTCCTCGAAGAGCAGATCGCCACCCTGCTGGGCTACGAGGACACTCGCGACATCTACGACGACCTCGACTTCCGAGCGGACCTCATCCGCCGGATGATTCAGGAGGGACTGCTCGGCTACCACGAGGTCAACGACGCCATCAACGACTTCCAGCGCGACGGCATCGAAGGACTCCCGTTCGATATGCACCGCTAA